The following are from one region of the Magallana gigas chromosome 4, xbMagGiga1.1, whole genome shotgun sequence genome:
- the LOC136274828 gene encoding cytochrome P450 2D20-like isoform X1 — protein sequence MTDYLTWAILFITLLVFFIYFLERRRLQKLPPGPLGLPILGVLPRFDFRDIETYRRLRRQYGDIYSLNLGLQKVVVVCGYEMRREVFVVNGDATSDRPQNYLMKELSENAGVVATSGPVWRELRNFCLRTLRDLGYNKRFIDNRVQEEIPYVLDEIEHCIGQPFDIKPLIQMSISNIVCSIVYGKRYDYQDPEFRKLIANMSTVFEKGSSTGAINFFPFLRFLPGDLFGVKKLKECYQVEVEFNKQRIKDHKTFFNPRDPPRDYIDSILFAQTKTEILNKTQVYHHISEMFAAGTDTTATALRWALLYLIHYPEVQDKMASEIMQVTDGARLPVIADKVNMPYSTAVVTEVLRMGNVAPLSLPHVTSQDFTVAGYLIPKDTTLIPCLSSFTHDADMFPNPHKFDPGRYINSEGFLTGQEKVLAFSLGKRSCLGESLAIMELFLFLTSLVQRYKFSMKDSSNPPSLKGVFGLTYSPIPYQLVASKRD from the exons ATGACGGACTATCTAACTTGGGCAATACTATTCATCACACtgcttgttttctttatatatttcttagaGCGGAGGAGATTGCAAAAACTCCCTCCAGGTCCATTGGGGTTGCCTATTTTAGGAGTTTTGCCTCGGTTTGATTTTCGCGATATTGAGACGTACCGCCGGTTGCGAAGGCAGTATGGTGATATTTACAGCCTGAATCTTGGTCTTCAAAAGGTAGTGGTCGTCTGCGGGTATGAAATGCGTAGAGAGGTTTTTGTTGTCAATGGGGACGCCACATCCGATCGTCCGCAAAATTACCTGATGAAGGAACTGTCAGAAAACGcgg GGGTGGTAGCTACATCAGGTCCAGTATGGAGGGAACTACGGAACTTCTGTCTACGAACACTTCGAGATCTTGGATACAACAAACGCTTTATTGACAATCGTGTTCAGGAGGAAATCCCATACGTTCTTGATGAAATTGAACATTGTATTGGTCAGCCTTTTGACATCAAACCTTTAATCCAAATGAGCATCTCTAACATCGTCTGTTCCATAGTATATGGCAAGCGTTATGATTATCAAGACCCGGAGTTCAGAAAACTTATCGCCAACATGAGCACTGTGTTTGAAAAAGGCAGTTCTACTGGAGCCATTAACTTCTTTCCGTTCCTTCGCTTTCTGCCAGGAGACTTGTTTGGTGTTAAGAAGTTGAAAGAATGCTATCAGGTTGAGGTAGAGTTCAATAAGCAGAGGATCAAAGACCACAAAACCTTTTTTAATCCACGAGATCCCCCACGAGACtacattgattcaattttgtttgctCAGACCAAAACCGAAATACTAAACA aaACTCAAGTGTACCACCACATTAGCGAGATGTTCGCCGCAGGCACTGACACAACGGCTACCGCACTCCGCTGGGCCCTGCTATACCTCATCCATTACCCAGAGGTTCAAGACAAAATGGCATCAGAAATAATGCAAGTTACGGATGGTGCACGACTTCCGGTTATTGCAGACAAAGTCAATATGCCATATTCTACTGCAGTGGTAACTGAGGTTTTGCGCATGGGCAACGTAGCTCCGCTTAGCCTGCCTCACGTGACATCTCAAGATTTCACAGTGGCAGGTTATCTCATACCTAAAGATACCACACTGATTCCTTGTCTATCCTCATTCACTCATGATGCTGATATGTTTCCGAATCCTCATAAATTTGACCCCGGGAGATATATTAATTCAGAGGGGTTCTTGACAGGTCAGGAAAAGGTCCTGGCATTCTCTTTAG GTAAAAGATCATGTTTGGGTGAATCATTAGCGATTATGGAGCTCTTTCTTTTTCTCACTTCTCTTGTTCAGCGGTACAAATTTTCCATGAAAGACTCATCCAATCCGCCATCTTTAAAAGGGGTTTTTGGTTTAACTTATTCCCCTATACCCTATCAACTGGTTGCAAGTAAGCGAGATTGA
- the LOC136274828 gene encoding cytochrome P450 2D20-like isoform X2, whose protein sequence is MTDYLTWAILFITLLVFFIYFLERRRLQKLPPGPLGLPILGVLPRFDFRDIETYRRLRRQYGDIYSLNLGLQKVVVVCGYEMRREVFVVNGDATSDRPQNYLMKELSENAGVVATSGPVWRELRNFCLRTLRDLGYNKRFIDNRVQEEIPYVLDEIEHCIGQPFDIKPLIQMSISNIVCSIVYGKRYDYQDPEFRKLIANMSTVFEKGSSTGAINFFPFLRFLPGDLFGVKKLKECYQVEVEFNKQRIKDHKTFFNPRDPPRDYIDSILFAQTKTEILNKTQVYHHISEMFAAGTDTTATALRWALLYLIHYPEVQDKMASEIMQVTDGARLPVIADKVNMPYSTAVVTEVLRMGNVAPLSLPHVTSQDFTVAGYLIPKDTTLIPCLSSFTHDADMFPNPHKFDPGRYINSEGFLTGKRSCLGESLAIMELFLFLTSLVQRYKFSMKDSSNPPSLKGVFGLTYSPIPYQLVASKRD, encoded by the exons ATGACGGACTATCTAACTTGGGCAATACTATTCATCACACtgcttgttttctttatatatttcttagaGCGGAGGAGATTGCAAAAACTCCCTCCAGGTCCATTGGGGTTGCCTATTTTAGGAGTTTTGCCTCGGTTTGATTTTCGCGATATTGAGACGTACCGCCGGTTGCGAAGGCAGTATGGTGATATTTACAGCCTGAATCTTGGTCTTCAAAAGGTAGTGGTCGTCTGCGGGTATGAAATGCGTAGAGAGGTTTTTGTTGTCAATGGGGACGCCACATCCGATCGTCCGCAAAATTACCTGATGAAGGAACTGTCAGAAAACGcgg GGGTGGTAGCTACATCAGGTCCAGTATGGAGGGAACTACGGAACTTCTGTCTACGAACACTTCGAGATCTTGGATACAACAAACGCTTTATTGACAATCGTGTTCAGGAGGAAATCCCATACGTTCTTGATGAAATTGAACATTGTATTGGTCAGCCTTTTGACATCAAACCTTTAATCCAAATGAGCATCTCTAACATCGTCTGTTCCATAGTATATGGCAAGCGTTATGATTATCAAGACCCGGAGTTCAGAAAACTTATCGCCAACATGAGCACTGTGTTTGAAAAAGGCAGTTCTACTGGAGCCATTAACTTCTTTCCGTTCCTTCGCTTTCTGCCAGGAGACTTGTTTGGTGTTAAGAAGTTGAAAGAATGCTATCAGGTTGAGGTAGAGTTCAATAAGCAGAGGATCAAAGACCACAAAACCTTTTTTAATCCACGAGATCCCCCACGAGACtacattgattcaattttgtttgctCAGACCAAAACCGAAATACTAAACA aaACTCAAGTGTACCACCACATTAGCGAGATGTTCGCCGCAGGCACTGACACAACGGCTACCGCACTCCGCTGGGCCCTGCTATACCTCATCCATTACCCAGAGGTTCAAGACAAAATGGCATCAGAAATAATGCAAGTTACGGATGGTGCACGACTTCCGGTTATTGCAGACAAAGTCAATATGCCATATTCTACTGCAGTGGTAACTGAGGTTTTGCGCATGGGCAACGTAGCTCCGCTTAGCCTGCCTCACGTGACATCTCAAGATTTCACAGTGGCAGGTTATCTCATACCTAAAGATACCACACTGATTCCTTGTCTATCCTCATTCACTCATGATGCTGATATGTTTCCGAATCCTCATAAATTTGACCCCGGGAGATATATTAATTCAGAGGGGTTCTTGACAG GTAAAAGATCATGTTTGGGTGAATCATTAGCGATTATGGAGCTCTTTCTTTTTCTCACTTCTCTTGTTCAGCGGTACAAATTTTCCATGAAAGACTCATCCAATCCGCCATCTTTAAAAGGGGTTTTTGGTTTAACTTATTCCCCTATACCCTATCAACTGGTTGCAAGTAAGCGAGATTGA